In Rhizophagus irregularis chromosome 30, complete sequence, a genomic segment contains:
- a CDS encoding SPS-sensor component ptr3, whose translation MESKKADQTIDEGLYSRQLYVLGHDAMKKMGSSNVLIVGLKGLGIEIAKNVVLAGVKSVTLYDPEPVKISDLSTQFFLREEDVRKPRDATSAPRLAELNQYVPISVLEGELTNDKIKNFQVIVLTETPLKKQLEINDFTHANGIHFISTDVRGLFGVVFNDFGDKFQIIDATGENPVTGMVAAVSKEEEGIVTCLDESRHGLEDGDYVTFTEIKGMEELNNCEPKKVKVLGPYTFNIGNTSTYGDYISGGIFTQVKQPKTIQFKSLRESLGKPDHLISDFAKWDRPGQLHIGFQALHAFVENHGSLPRPHNETDAEELVRFAKNINDQCEEKVEFDDDKLLKQLAYCATGDLSPMVAFFGGLVAQEVLKACSGKFHPIQQFFYFDSLESLPDNDTLNEENCAPCNSRYDGQIAVFGKDFQHKIANFREFLVGAGAIGCEMLKNWAMMGLGTGPRGAVHVTDMDTIEKSNLNRQFLFRSRDVGKLKSETAIAAINRMNPETKGKYIAHQDRVGVETENVYNDDFFDRLDGVTNALDNVDARKYMDRRCVYFRKPLLESGTLGTKGNTQVVIPYLTESYSSSQDPPEKSIPICTLKNFPNAIEHTIQWARELFEGLFKTPAENVNSYLSQSGFIEATAKHGSGSKEILEGVQNYLVSERPLTFEECVTWARLKFEEYFNNTIQQLLFNFPKDTITSTGTKFWSGPKRAPDPIVFDANNNEHLEFIVTAANLHAFNYGLKGETNREYIKNVLSNVMVPEFHPKSGVKIQVQENENIQLTTDENELQEIISSLPDPASIPGFRLNPVEFEKDDDTNFHIDFITATSNLRATNYGIQPADRHKTKFIAGKIIPAIATTTALVTGLVCLELYKIIGGKNKIEDYKNGFVNLALPFFGFSEPIAMPKFKYHETEWSLWDRFDIEGDLTLQEFLDYFKKNHELDVTMLSCGASMLYAFFLQGKKREERKNMRLSELVESIAKKPIPPHVKALTLEMVVNDRNEEDVEVPYVRLVIRQ comes from the exons GGTCTTGGTATTGAAATAg caaaaaatgTTGTTCTTGCTGGTGTAAAGAGTGTTACTCTTTATGATCCTGAGCCAGTAAAAATTTCTGACTTGTCTACGCAG TTCTTCTTGAGAGAAGAGGATGTCAGAAAACCGAGAGATGCAACATCTGCGCCACGATTGGCCGAACTTAATCAATATGTACCGATATCTGTATTGGAAGGCGAATTAAccaatgataaaataaaaaattttcag gttATCGTATTGACAGAAACGCCTCTTAAAAAACAATTggaaattaatgattttactCATGCAAATGGGATACATTTTATATCAACTGATGTGCGCGGCCTTTTTGG TGTGGTTTTCAATGATTTTGGtgacaaatttcaaataatcgATGCTACCGGTGAAAATCCGGTAACGGGAATGGTGGCTGCAGTATCCAAAGAAGAGGAAGGTATTGTCACATGCCTTGATGAATCAAGACATGGATTAGAAGATGGAGATTATGTAACATTTACTGAAATAAAGGGTAtggaagaattaaataattgtgaACCTAAGAAAGTAAAAGTGCTTG GTCCCTATACCTTTAACATTGGTAATACATCAACATATGGTGACTATATTAGTGGTGGTATTTTCACCCAAGTTAAGCAACCAAAGACAATTCAGTTT aAATCTTTACGAGAATCTTTAGGGAAACCGGATCATCTTATTTCTGATTTTGCTAAATGGGATCGACCTGGTCAATTGCATATTGGTTTTCAGGCTCTTCATGCGTTTGTCGAAAATCATGGTTCGTTACCTCGTCCGCACAACGAAACTGATGCAGAAGAATTGGTTCGATttgctaaaaatattaatgatcaaTGCGAGGAaaag GTTGAGTTTGATGACGATAAGCTTCTTAAACAACTTGCATATTGTGCAACTGGAGATTTATCACCCATGGTTGCATTTTTTGGTGGATTAGTTGCTCAAGAAGTATTAAAAGCCTGCAGTGGGAAGTTTCACCCAATACaacaattcttttattttgattcTTTGGAGTCTTTGCCAGATAATGACACTTTGAACGAAGAAAATTGTGCTCCA TGCAATTCTCGTTACGATGGTCAAATAGCAGTATTTGGCAAAGATTTTCAACATAAAATTGCGAATTTTAGAGAATTCttg GTCGGTGCTGGTGCTATTGGATGTGAAATGCTAAAAAACTGGGCTATGATGGGATTGGGTACTGGTCCGAGAGGTGCTGTGCATGTTACAGATATGGATACAATTGAAAAAAGTAACTTAAATCGACAATTCTTGTTCCGTTCTCGTGACGTTGGT aaattaaaatcaGAAACCGCAATTGCTGCCATAAACAGAATGAATCCTGAAACTAAAGGAAAATATATTGCTCACCAAGATCGTGTTGGCGTAGAAACTGAAAATGTTTATAATGATGATTTCTTTGATCGTTTGGACGGAGTAACCAATGCATTAGACAACGTTGATGCCC GTAAATACATGGATAGACGATGTGTATACTTTAGAAAACCTTTATTAGAGTCCGGAACACTAGGCACAAAGGGTAATACACAAGTTGTTATTCCGTACCTTACTGAATCCTATTCATCATCCCAAGACCCACCCGAAAAATCTATTCCAATTTGTACTCTAAAAAACTTTCCAAATGCAATTGAACATACAATTCAGTGGGCGCGTGAATTGTTTGAAGGGTTATTTAAAACACCTGCTGAAAATGTCAATTCCTATCTAAGCCAATCTGGCTTTATTGAAGCTACAGCAAAACATGGTAGTGGCTCAAAAGAAATTCTGGAAGgagttcaaaattatttagttagcGAACGTCCATTAACGTTCGAAGAGTGCGTTACATGGGCTCGTTTGAAAtttgaagaatattttaataatactatcCAACAGCTACTATTCAATTTCCCAAAAGATACA aTTACGTCCACTGGTACGAAGTTTTGGTCTGGTCCAAAGAGAGCACCTGACCCAATTGTCTTTGATGCTAACAAT AATGAACATCTAGAATTTATCGTAACAGCGGCAAATTTACATGCATTCAATTATGGTCTCAAAG GTGAAACAAATCGAGAATACATTAAAAATGTGTTAAGTAATGTTATGGTACCTGAATTTCATCCAAAATCTGGTGTAAAAATTCAAGTgcaagaaaatgaaaatattcagCTAACAACTGATGAAAATGAACTACAAGAAATTATTTCAAGTTTACCCGACCCAGCATCAATTCCTGGATTCCGATTGAATCCAGTAGAATTCGAAAAAGATGATGATACAAATTTCCATATTGATTTCATCACTGCAACCTCTAATTTAAGAGCCACGAACTATGGTATTCAACCAGCGGATCGTCACAAGACTAAATTCATTGCTGGTAAAATTATACCGGCTATTGCTACAACGACAGCATTAGTAACTGGATTAGTATGTTTagaattatacaaaattattggTGGCAAGAATAAGATAgaagattataaaaatggtTTTGTAAATTTAGCTCTACCATTCTTTGGATTTTCAGAGCCTATTGCTATGCCTAAATTCaag tatcaCGAAACAGAATGGAGTTTATGGGATAGATTTGATATTGAAGGTGATCTTACACTTCAAGAATTCTTGgattatttcaaaaagaaCCACGAACTAGATGTGACAATGCTGTCGTGCGGTGCAAGTATGTTATATGCATTCTTTCTGCAAGGCAAGAAAAGGGAAGAACGTAAAAATATGAG gtTATCAGAATTAGTGGAATCGATCGCTAAGAAACCTATTCCGCCACATGTTAAAGCGTTAACTTTAGAAATGGTTGTAAACGATCGTAATGAAGAAGATGTAGag GTTCCATATGTTAGACTCGTCATTAGGCAATAA